TCAGGCATGCCGTGGAGGCATTCGGGGGTAGGGTAGTGATGACCTCGGAGTTACACAAGAGCGGCACCGACCGCTGTGCCGAGGCCCTCGATATTGTGCAGTCGGAGCAGAATATACAGTTCGATGTGGTGGTTAACATTCAGGGCGACGAGCCTTTCATTCAACCCCAGCAGCTCAGCCGTGTAGTAAGCTGCTTTGCAAACCCCGATGTGCAAATTGCCACTCTGGTAAAGCCTTTTATGCCCGATGAGGATGTGTTCAACCCCAACAGTCCTAAGGTGATACTGAACCGAAACTCCGAGGCTATCTACTTTAGTCGCTCTGTTATACCCTTTGTTCGTGGCAAGGAACAATCGCTTTGGCAAAGTTCTTTTAGGTATTTGAAGCACATAGGACTATACGCTTACCGGGCCGATATTCTCCGCCGCATAACCCGCCTGCAGCAAACCCCACTGGAATTGGCCGAATCCCTTGAGCAGCTTAGGTGGATTGAAAACGGCTTCCGTATTACCGTGGTTGAAACCGACCTGGAAACCCT
The genomic region above belongs to Tenuifilum sp. 4138str and contains:
- the kdsB gene encoding 3-deoxy-manno-octulosonate cytidylyltransferase, which translates into the protein MKVLGLIPARYASTRFPGKPLAIIAGKPMIQWVYERASQVFDWCFVATDDDRIRHAVEAFGGRVVMTSELHKSGTDRCAEALDIVQSEQNIQFDVVVNIQGDEPFIQPQQLSRVVSCFANPDVQIATLVKPFMPDEDVFNPNSPKVILNRNSEAIYFSRSVIPFVRGKEQSLWQSSFRYLKHIGLYAYRADILRRITRLQQTPLELAESLEQLRWIENGFRITVVETDLETLAVDTPEDLEKVKLLADRMLNER